One window of the Tissierella sp. genome contains the following:
- a CDS encoding phage tail tape measure protein translates to MNDDSVVKIMQSLGLDYSPAISATERFENRISNLNKELAQMKMLAMQGAKDINNTFSSQLGSMGGQKTILDQFGQPLQTVQTIAKKSSKDISDGFVSATKAAKQHKQSVEEVGNQYNVFSSEWQRRSSWFLSGSLFYGAMKGAKEAISTIAEVEMGMVEISRVMEDSTFVFNNYRDELLQLGVDYGQSFEIVQDIALRWAQAGYGVQDSLDNTKTSLLALNTAELDAKNSTESLIGIMAQWKMTSAELPVLLDKINKTGDDFTVTSQDLVDGLLRSSGAARIMNLSIDETIALLTVMREASGRTGQEVGNALNSILSYIQRPKSIDTLEDMGINMFADNAKTQFRNVMEIFQDIASKWDTASNSIKDGFMESADDANLFSEEMANALGMQEEWNDLQTRDISQASAGVYRRNYFIGMIERLFGAQNVLNGMMDAAGYSQSENARTMDTLEKKYQSLKTSAEQLAVALGDAGLLDVLKGITDTAIDVTNGIASMDDEGKALLLTALELLAISKAIKSVGGMFGVDATLGAALSLPGWTKLLAIIPAVVGAIGLYKSNLDSAHDSSDGLKQKQEELTKSYNSQLQAADETSNSLLEQAKKSETLANKLDELTKKEELNISEKAQMKAIVDQLNQSFPNLSLVIDEQTGKVIGNTTAIYDNIEALKQQAIAQGYQAKMSATASSYVDQELLLGQTRNELDIARSELNSLKLENKEALEAIEKARTNVPYYDKRTGKLNREIADINKQYGLTNVEQEIRNRENSIKALSGLASTQEKLLNELDAELSSWADKATSTNDPNSNTINQYVPKVGEAKPSKTKTSAYKNEALDNALKILDYKKYINEITTEDEINTLNQIKSKHVKTADELMDINKRLYSAEKSLMDDNLKKSVNWISEKKSLNELTVEEEIAAWERVKTNQLNNIEAVKQANQNLYKLRNQIMTESLNNEENSIKHLARLGVLGIEEQIKKYRELYKVKASSLSEEQARVENLFDLYKNLISDQQKTVKDAYDDRIQQIEDESKKKKSAQEDIIKGIEKELELLDRQEDESDHEKKMAKFREELAYWQVRTSEDARKKVADLLKQIDEDEHDREIELKKQGLENKKKIAQDEVKAIEDTANQEKEKWEKSYNQIEIAFDEHSIDMIALASTMSEVMFDKFKENYLDKIEQALSSGDYGSIGGIVDGINDYGNSLSGYGDKYSNNEYSKHDWGMTDADYLKFVANGDKWKQLQSQGFSQSINTEMKKLNDENNALRIKYGRNPDLGEYPEFHTGAKTLSYGMAMFKPGELVFPPDLSIKLEGLISALYQKPSGQSSVSNMTDRRVIQNFHAPLYNSERTVFEDDSDERSFARELQRAISNMA, encoded by the coding sequence ATGAATGATGATAGTGTAGTAAAAATTATGCAATCTCTGGGACTTGATTATTCCCCTGCTATAAGTGCTACAGAGAGATTTGAAAATAGAATAAGCAATCTGAACAAAGAATTGGCTCAAATGAAAATGTTGGCTATGCAAGGTGCCAAAGATATTAATAACACATTTTCTAGTCAGTTAGGTAGTATGGGTGGACAAAAAACCATATTAGACCAATTCGGACAGCCTTTGCAAACTGTACAAACTATCGCTAAGAAGTCAAGCAAGGATATTTCTGATGGATTTGTATCTGCTACGAAGGCTGCTAAACAACACAAGCAATCTGTTGAGGAAGTAGGTAACCAATATAATGTCTTTAGTTCAGAATGGCAAAGAAGAAGCTCATGGTTCCTTAGTGGTTCACTATTCTATGGTGCAATGAAAGGTGCTAAAGAAGCTATATCTACTATTGCAGAAGTTGAAATGGGTATGGTTGAAATCTCAAGGGTTATGGAAGATAGTACCTTTGTATTCAATAATTATAGAGATGAACTATTACAACTCGGGGTAGACTATGGACAATCGTTTGAAATAGTCCAGGATATAGCATTAAGATGGGCACAAGCTGGCTATGGTGTGCAAGATAGTTTAGATAATACTAAGACTTCCCTACTCGCTTTAAATACTGCTGAATTGGATGCTAAGAACTCTACAGAATCACTAATAGGTATTATGGCTCAATGGAAAATGACTTCTGCTGAACTTCCAGTATTGTTAGATAAAATTAATAAAACTGGTGATGATTTTACTGTTACATCTCAAGATTTAGTTGATGGATTATTAAGGTCGTCTGGTGCTGCTAGGATAATGAACTTATCGATTGATGAAACCATTGCACTTTTAACTGTAATGCGTGAAGCAAGTGGTCGAACTGGCCAAGAAGTTGGAAATGCTCTTAACTCAATTTTATCATATATTCAAAGACCTAAATCCATTGATACACTTGAAGATATGGGAATAAATATGTTTGCTGATAATGCCAAAACTCAATTTAGAAATGTTATGGAAATTTTTCAAGATATTGCTTCTAAATGGGATACTGCAAGCAATTCAATTAAAGATGGATTTATGGAATCTGCTGACGATGCAAACTTATTTAGTGAAGAGATGGCAAACGCTTTAGGTATGCAAGAAGAATGGAATGACCTTCAAACAAGAGATATTTCTCAGGCTTCAGCCGGTGTTTATCGTAGAAATTATTTTATAGGAATGATTGAAAGATTATTTGGTGCTCAAAATGTACTTAATGGAATGATGGATGCTGCTGGATATTCACAATCAGAAAATGCTAGAACTATGGATACTCTTGAAAAGAAATACCAATCACTTAAGACTTCTGCTGAACAATTAGCTGTTGCTTTAGGTGATGCTGGGCTTCTTGATGTATTAAAAGGCATAACAGATACTGCCATAGATGTTACAAATGGAATTGCAAGCATGGATGATGAAGGAAAGGCATTGTTGCTTACTGCGTTGGAACTTCTCGCTATTTCTAAGGCTATTAAATCTGTTGGTGGAATGTTTGGTGTAGATGCTACTTTAGGTGCTGCTTTATCTTTACCTGGTTGGACTAAATTGCTGGCAATTATACCCGCTGTTGTTGGTGCCATAGGTTTATATAAATCTAATTTAGATAGTGCTCATGATTCATCTGATGGCCTTAAACAGAAACAAGAAGAATTAACAAAGTCTTATAATAGCCAATTACAAGCTGCAGATGAAACTAGCAATAGTTTACTTGAACAAGCTAAAAAGTCTGAAACTTTAGCAAATAAACTAGATGAATTAACTAAAAAAGAAGAATTAAATATATCTGAAAAGGCTCAAATGAAGGCTATTGTAGACCAGCTTAATCAGTCGTTCCCTAATTTGAGTTTAGTTATCGATGAACAAACTGGCAAAGTTATAGGCAATACAACTGCTATATATGACAATATTGAAGCTTTAAAACAACAAGCCATAGCCCAAGGTTATCAAGCTAAAATGTCTGCTACTGCATCTTCGTATGTTGACCAAGAATTATTATTGGGACAGACCAGAAATGAGTTAGATATTGCAAGGTCTGAATTAAATTCATTAAAGTTGGAAAACAAAGAAGCTCTAGAAGCTATAGAAAAAGCTCGTACTAATGTTCCATATTATGATAAAAGAACTGGTAAATTAAATAGAGAAATAGCAGATATAAATAAACAATATGGTCTTACTAATGTTGAACAAGAAATTCGAAATCGAGAAAATAGCATTAAAGCATTATCAGGATTAGCAAGTACACAAGAAAAGTTATTAAATGAGTTAGATGCAGAATTAAGTAGTTGGGCAGATAAAGCTACTTCTACTAATGACCCTAATTCTAATACTATAAACCAATATGTTCCAAAAGTTGGAGAAGCCAAACCTTCCAAAACTAAAACATCTGCTTACAAAAATGAAGCTTTAGACAATGCATTAAAAATACTTGATTATAAAAAATATATTAATGAAATTACCACAGAAGATGAAATAAATACTTTAAATCAAATAAAGTCTAAACATGTAAAAACTGCTGATGAACTCATGGATATTAATAAAAGGTTGTATTCTGCTGAAAAATCTCTAATGGATGATAATCTTAAAAAATCTGTTAATTGGATTAGTGAGAAGAAAAGCCTTAATGAGTTGACCGTAGAAGAAGAAATTGCAGCTTGGGAAAGAGTTAAAACAAATCAATTAAATAATATAGAAGCTGTAAAACAAGCTAACCAAAATCTATACAAACTAAGAAATCAAATTATGACTGAATCTCTCAATAATGAAGAAAATTCAATTAAGCATTTAGCTAGGCTTGGTGTATTAGGAATTGAGGAACAAATTAAAAAATATAGAGAGTTGTATAAAGTTAAAGCATCTTCTCTATCTGAAGAACAAGCAAGGGTTGAGAATTTATTTGATTTATATAAAAATCTGATTTCTGACCAACAAAAAACTGTTAAAGATGCTTATGATGATAGAATCCAACAGATTGAAGATGAATCTAAAAAGAAAAAATCTGCTCAAGAAGACATTATTAAAGGCATTGAAAAAGAACTTGAGCTTTTAGATCGTCAAGAAGATGAATCTGACCATGAAAAGAAAATGGCAAAATTTCGTGAGGAATTGGCATATTGGCAAGTTAGAACATCTGAAGATGCTCGTAAAAAAGTAGCAGATTTATTAAAGCAAATAGATGAAGATGAACATGATAGAGAAATTGAACTTAAAAAGCAAGGTCTTGAAAATAAAAAGAAAATTGCTCAGGATGAAGTTAAAGCTATAGAAGATACTGCAAATCAAGAAAAAGAGAAATGGGAAAAATCCTATAATCAAATTGAAATAGCTTTTGATGAACATAGCATTGATATGATTGCATTAGCCTCCACCATGTCCGAAGTAATGTTTGATAAGTTTAAAGAGAATTATTTGGATAAAATTGAACAGGCTTTAAGTTCTGGGGATTATGGATCTATCGGTGGTATTGTAGATGGTATTAATGATTACGGTAATAGTCTTTCTGGTTATGGTGATAAATATTCTAATAATGAATATTCTAAACATGACTGGGGAATGACAGATGCTGATTATCTTAAGTTTGTTGCAAATGGTGATAAGTGGAAACAACTCCAATCTCAGGGATTTAGTCAAAGTATTAACACTGAAATGAAAAAACTTAATGATGAAAATAACGCCCTTAGGATTAAATATGGTCGAAATCCTGACTTAGGTGAATATCCAGAATTTCATACTGGTGCTAAGACCTTATCTTATGGTATGGCAATGTTTAAACCTGGTGAGTTGGTATTTCCTCCTGATTTATCTATTAAATTAGAAGGATTGATAAGTGCGTTGTATCAAAAACCTTCAGGGCAATCTTCTGTTTCCAACATGACCGATAGGAGAGTTATACAGAATTTCCATGCTCCACTTTATAACTCTGAACGAACCGTATTTGAAGATGATTCTGACGAAAGAAGTTTTGCAAGAGAATTACAAAGAGCCATTTCTAATATGGCTTAA
- a CDS encoding DUF2321 domain-containing protein — protein sequence MGYYDIALICKNGHVINDSFKEYPELNTKFCKECGSITIYSCQKCNTPIRGDYNMPGIAFLGGGMETAPAYCHECGNAYPWTEEKLKAIQEVMSLGNLTKEDKDDFDKNLNDIVSETPRTKVAALKIKMIGQKVTNEIWEVAKGIIVEIASETAKKTIGL from the coding sequence ATGGGATATTATGATATAGCATTGATATGTAAAAATGGGCATGTAATTAATGATAGTTTTAAGGAATACCCTGAATTAAACACTAAATTTTGCAAAGAATGTGGGTCTATTACAATCTATTCATGCCAAAAGTGCAACACACCAATAAGAGGAGATTACAATATGCCAGGTATTGCCTTTTTGGGCGGCGGAATGGAAACTGCTCCAGCATATTGTCATGAATGTGGGAATGCTTATCCATGGACAGAAGAAAAACTAAAGGCTATACAAGAGGTTATGAGTTTAGGCAATCTAACAAAAGAAGATAAAGATGATTTTGATAAAAACCTAAATGATATTGTTTCAGAAACACCTCGTACAAAAGTTGCAGCTTTAAAAATAAAAATGATAGGTCAAAAAGTTACTAATGAAATATGGGAAGTAGCAAAAGGAATTATTGTTGAAATAGCATCTGAAACTGCAAAAAAGACTATAGGGTTGTAA
- a CDS encoding dual specificity protein phosphatase gives MLEIIKNLFVGNEEHYFNLKKEHIPGREVDQPCDNFAVVHACKEPYHRQLLQYTGRGAPKDHPGYLFAERGNRLFMNIVDAPKSLFFDKTMIDKAIDFMEKKLDEGLKVLVHCNEGASRSPSISLLYLIKNGYIKGDTLEDCEVEFLKLYPNYNPGKGMRDFVKENFEFYKDLGKDIVHEVKKPKEVNKTKATKKVYTVEDKNVGE, from the coding sequence ATGTTAGAAATCATTAAAAATTTATTTGTTGGAAATGAAGAACATTATTTCAATCTAAAAAAGGAACATATTCCAGGAAGAGAAGTTGATCAACCATGCGATAACTTTGCAGTAGTTCATGCTTGTAAAGAACCATACCATAGGCAACTACTTCAATATACTGGTAGAGGTGCTCCTAAAGACCATCCAGGGTATTTATTTGCAGAAAGAGGTAACAGGCTTTTTATGAATATAGTTGATGCTCCTAAATCTTTATTCTTTGATAAAACTATGATTGATAAGGCTATTGATTTTATGGAGAAAAAACTAGATGAAGGTTTAAAAGTTCTAGTACATTGTAATGAAGGTGCTAGTCGCTCCCCTTCTATCTCCCTACTCTACCTTATAAAAAACGGATATATCAAGGGTGATACTTTGGAAGATTGCGAAGTGGAATTTTTAAAACTATATCCTAACTATAATCCAGGTAAAGGGATGAGAGATTTTGTAAAAGAGAATTTTGAGTTCTACAAGGATCTAGGCAAAGATATTGTTCATGAGGTTAAGAAGCCAAAAGAGGTTAATAAAACTAAGGCTACTAAAAAAGTTTATACTGTAGAAGATAAAAATGTAGGTGAATAG
- a CDS encoding DUF6527 family protein gives MKKGKLRTAHGNMLLFYCPACKEYHGLNKSWSFNGDYDNPTFSPSILVTWGDDRKCHLFVKDGKIQYLNDCTHELAGQTVEMVDDEL, from the coding sequence ATGAAAAAAGGAAAATTAAGAACTGCACATGGTAATATGTTATTGTTTTACTGCCCTGCTTGTAAAGAATATCACGGGCTCAATAAGTCATGGAGTTTTAATGGAGATTATGATAATCCTACCTTCTCCCCTTCTATACTGGTTACATGGGGTGATGATAGGAAATGTCATTTATTTGTAAAAGATGGCAAGATACAATATCTAAATGATTGTACTCATGAACTTGCTGGGCAGACTGTGGAAATGGTAGATGATGAACTATGA
- a CDS encoding ERCC4 domain-containing protein — protein sequence MIQMYKYTDKEIDVLLKSMVILVDTREQVNQHLTQYWDSKKFPYIVKKLDFADYTCMIPSNPELGIIKDLYFNDIVSVERKNSLEEISSCFTTTRTAFEGEFIRSKGNVHLLIEKASYEDVINHNYKTEYKPVSFLASLHSFSDRYNIPITYMKDNKYSGYFIYMTFKYAVRNYLLNK from the coding sequence ATGATTCAAATGTATAAATATACAGATAAAGAAATAGATGTACTACTTAAAAGCATGGTTATTTTAGTCGACACACGAGAACAAGTCAATCAACATTTAACTCAATATTGGGATAGCAAGAAATTCCCTTATATAGTGAAAAAGTTGGATTTTGCGGATTATACTTGTATGATACCTTCCAATCCTGAACTTGGTATAATTAAAGATTTGTATTTTAATGATATTGTATCGGTGGAGAGGAAAAATTCACTTGAGGAAATTTCTTCGTGCTTTACAACCACTAGAACGGCTTTTGAAGGAGAATTTATCCGCAGTAAAGGAAATGTCCATCTTCTTATTGAAAAGGCATCTTACGAGGATGTAATTAATCATAATTATAAAACAGAATACAAACCTGTATCATTTCTAGCAAGTTTACATTCATTTAGCGACAGATATAATATTCCGATTACTTACATGAAGGATAATAAGTACTCTGGATATTTTATTTATATGACTTTTAAATATGCAGTTAGGAATTATTTATTGAATAAGTAG
- a CDS encoding tyrosine-type recombinase/integrase, with protein MARKLPKFINTNQAVAMLNQINQSCATGARNHAILMIMYRAGLRVSEVANLTVPDMNFETGLIYVQDGKGDKDRYIPMDSDIILSCQNWLRFRPESELFFCTLKGGILDTRYIREMCYRISEKAGVFIQDGREKKKVNPHALRHGFATEALRNDEFNIRELQELLGHSSVSTTQVYTSVVLDDLAKKFKQRKSIMK; from the coding sequence ATGGCTAGAAAATTACCTAAGTTTATAAATACAAATCAAGCAGTGGCGATGCTCAACCAAATAAATCAAAGCTGTGCGACAGGAGCAAGAAATCATGCTATTTTGATGATTATGTATAGGGCAGGACTGAGAGTCTCAGAGGTAGCGAACTTGACTGTACCAGACATGAATTTTGAAACTGGATTAATCTATGTGCAAGATGGTAAGGGTGACAAGGACAGATATATTCCTATGGATAGTGACATAATTTTATCTTGTCAAAATTGGCTAAGATTTAGACCAGAATCGGAATTATTCTTCTGTACCCTTAAAGGTGGAATCTTAGATACTAGATATATTCGTGAAATGTGCTATAGGATTTCAGAGAAGGCCGGGGTATTCATACAAGATGGCCGTGAAAAGAAAAAAGTTAATCCCCATGCATTACGCCATGGATTTGCAACGGAAGCACTAAGGAATGATGAGTTCAATATAAGAGAGCTGCAGGAGTTGCTTGGACATAGTAGCGTATCAACTACACAGGTCTATACAAGTGTCGTCCTTGATGATTTGGCAAAAAAGTTTAAACAGAGGAAAAGTATCATGAAATAG
- a CDS encoding FRG domain-containing protein encodes MAEQREIKGKEIHGIQDYISILDKLIYQFTRTKMGGELSFRGISNSNYKLIPNIYRKKIEQFNGIENNVYWEPENEILSHFIKEASCYVNGIDTKDYLSWLEYAQHFGAPTRLLDFTSNSLVALYFCCKENQELDGTVWILHESNYRNFVNKNSRYSVNNGPLSRIQILDDIIKNIEDSNHSCIEYPCSYIPRYIDIRMSAQESRFLIWGSKTESLEDLIESKNFMTVNEQGGIAKDEMFIYKIRVPSTHKPKIIKQLNLCGVNEKRLFPGLDGVGKYISNYYSMSYDDYVRTFN; translated from the coding sequence ATGGCTGAACAAAGAGAGATCAAAGGAAAAGAGATTCACGGTATTCAAGATTATATTTCAATTTTAGATAAATTAATTTATCAGTTTACTCGAACTAAAATGGGAGGGGAACTTTCATTTAGAGGTATAAGTAATAGCAATTATAAATTAATTCCTAATATTTATCGTAAAAAGATAGAGCAATTTAATGGAATTGAAAACAATGTTTATTGGGAGCCAGAAAATGAAATATTAAGTCATTTTATTAAAGAAGCTAGTTGCTATGTTAATGGTATAGATACAAAGGATTATTTGTCTTGGTTAGAATATGCTCAGCATTTTGGTGCTCCGACAAGACTACTAGATTTTACTTCTAATTCTTTAGTAGCGTTATACTTTTGTTGTAAAGAAAACCAAGAACTAGATGGAACTGTTTGGATATTACATGAATCAAATTATAGAAATTTTGTCAATAAAAATTCAAGATATTCAGTTAATAACGGACCATTGTCAAGAATACAAATATTAGATGATATAATAAAAAACATAGAAGATAGCAATCACTCGTGTATAGAGTATCCTTGTAGTTATATACCTCGTTACATAGACATTCGTATGTCAGCTCAAGAAAGCAGGTTTTTAATTTGGGGAAGTAAGACAGAGTCTTTAGAAGATTTAATAGAATCAAAGAATTTTATGACTGTAAACGAACAAGGGGGGATTGCTAAAGATGAAATGTTTATATATAAAATCAGAGTACCAAGTACTCATAAACCTAAAATAATTAAACAACTCAACCTTTGTGGAGTTAATGAAAAAAGACTATTTCCAGGATTAGATGGAGTGGGTAAATATATTTCTAATTATTATAGTATGAGTTATGATGATTATGTCCGAACTTTTAATTAA
- a CDS encoding helix-turn-helix domain-containing protein: MLLYEKLNTSNKYIDYPENNLGEKIRKQRNIKGYTAEELGKLCGCAKNSIYAYESNIAKPSNDLLNRIINSLGVDANYFESN, from the coding sequence ATACTTTTATATGAAAAGTTAAACACTAGTAATAAATATATTGATTATCCAGAAAATAATCTAGGTGAAAAGATTAGGAAACAAAGAAATATCAAAGGATATACTGCAGAAGAACTTGGGAAACTATGTGGATGTGCAAAAAATAGTATATATGCATATGAATCAAATATTGCCAAGCCTAGCAATGATTTATTAAATCGAATAATTAATTCACTAGGCGTAGATGCTAATTATTTTGAAAGTAATTAA
- a CDS encoding GspE/PulE family protein — protein MPLATGSGKTTTLYTVLQELNKIEKNIITIEDPVEYKLNGINQVQINTKAGFTFASGLRSILRQDPDIIMLGEIRDNETAEIAIRAAITGHLVLSTLHTNDSPSSVARLVDMGIEPYLVSSAVIGVVSQRLVKLLCPKCKMQYEASLLEKKVLGIDVDEKIILNKAVGCSSCNKGYKGRTAIHELMTINENIRLLIDKGVNIDELRKRAIEDGMITLLQSAAAVAINGDTSYNEVLRVGFTLG, from the coding sequence ATCCCGCTTGCAACAGGATCTGGAAAAACTACTACATTATATACTGTACTTCAAGAATTAAATAAAATTGAAAAAAATATCATAACCATAGAAGATCCAGTTGAATATAAATTAAATGGTATAAATCAAGTTCAAATAAATACAAAGGCAGGGTTTACTTTTGCATCTGGACTAAGGTCTATATTAAGGCAAGATCCTGATATAATAATGTTAGGAGAAATAAGAGATAATGAGACTGCAGAGATAGCCATAAGAGCAGCTATAACAGGGCACCTTGTGCTTTCAACACTCCATACAAATGACAGCCCGTCATCAGTGGCAAGACTTGTTGATATGGGAATAGAACCGTATCTTGTTTCTTCAGCAGTAATAGGAGTAGTGTCTCAGAGACTAGTAAAATTATTATGTCCAAAATGTAAGATGCAGTATGAAGCTAGTTTATTAGAAAAGAAAGTATTGGGAATTGATGTAGATGAAAAAATAATACTGAATAAGGCAGTCGGTTGCAGTTCTTGTAATAAAGGATACAAAGGAAGAACTGCAATTCATGAACTAATGACTATTAATGAAAATATTAGATTACTCATAGATAAAGGTGTTAATATTGATGAATTAAGAAAAAGGGCTATTGAAGATGGAATGATCACTTTACTTCAATCAGCTGCAGCTGTAGCGATTAATGGTGACACATCATATAATGAAGTCTTAAGAGTAGGATTTACTCTGGGATAG
- a CDS encoding type IV pilus twitching motility protein PilT, with product MKLLELINVATSRKASDIHLTVGLPPVLRIDGQLIILDSEKLTANDTKMLVYESLNDNLINILEKKGEVDSSFSSPRVGRYRINAYKQRGSFGMALRIIPLDIPTVEELGLPLVVRDLARLPRGLVLVTGPTGSGKSTTLASMINQINSERTCHILTLEDPIEYLHKHNKSIVNQREIGTDSLSFANGLRSALRQDPDVILVGEMRDLETMSIALTAAETGHLVFSTLHTVGTAKTIDRVIDVFPPHQQQQVRTQFASAIQAIVSQQLLPKSNESGRIAAFEIMIATAAIRNLIREEKTHQVDTAIQTGSKYQMQTMDNSILELYKKGLISKETALMQAINQDNIKKYIT from the coding sequence ATGAAATTGTTGGAATTAATTAATGTAGCAACTTCAAGAAAAGCATCAGATATACATTTAACAGTTGGATTACCACCAGTGCTTCGAATAGATGGGCAACTAATAATCTTAGATAGTGAAAAATTAACGGCTAACGATACAAAAATGTTAGTATATGAATCCCTAAACGATAATTTAATCAATATACTTGAAAAAAAAGGGGAGGTTGACTCATCCTTTTCTAGCCCAAGAGTAGGTAGGTATAGAATTAATGCATATAAGCAAAGAGGCTCTTTTGGAATGGCGTTAAGGATAATTCCACTAGATATACCTACTGTGGAAGAACTAGGATTACCTTTAGTAGTAAGAGATTTAGCAAGATTACCAAGGGGACTTGTTCTAGTAACGGGACCTACTGGTAGTGGTAAATCCACTACATTAGCATCTATGATAAATCAAATTAACTCTGAAAGAACATGCCATATACTTACCTTGGAAGACCCAATTGAATATTTACATAAACATAACAAAAGTATAGTTAACCAAAGAGAAATAGGCACTGACTCCTTGTCTTTTGCCAATGGACTTAGATCAGCACTTCGGCAGGACCCAGATGTTATATTAGTCGGAGAGATGAGAGATTTAGAGACCATGTCAATAGCATTAACTGCTGCAGAAACTGGACACTTAGTATTCTCTACATTACATACCGTAGGAACTGCTAAGACTATTGATAGGGTAATAGATGTATTTCCGCCACATCAACAGCAACAGGTTCGTACTCAATTTGCTTCTGCAATACAAGCAATAGTATCTCAGCAACTTTTACCAAAGTCTAATGAATCTGGAAGAATAGCAGCATTTGAAATAATGATAGCAACAGCAGCTATTAGAAATTTAATTAGGGAAGAGAAAACACATCAAGTTGATACTGCAATCCAAACAGGCTCAAAATACCAAATGCAGACTATGGATAATTCAATACTAGAATTATATAAAAAAGGATTAATATCTAAAGAAACAGCATTGATGCAGGCAATAAATCAAGACAATATTAAAAAATATATTACTTAG
- a CDS encoding type II secretion system F family protein: protein MIYKYKAISQTGEVLEGVFEGQDESDVITMLKGNKYLPITVEKDLGAEAQIDIFSSKVKKKDLAVFCRQFYTMLDVGIDIVESLEVIGKQSENKTLVKALGALSENVQKGFTLSQGMKKHPKVFPSLLINMVEAGEVSGNLDTIIERMAVHFEKEYKLENKVKSALIYPMILAVVSVAVIIFMLVVVMPTFISMFESSGQALPNLTQFLLNLSNYLTKYWYIHLVTLIGFVIGFMIFKNSNIGIIIIDTLKLKIPIVKDTNVKIITARFSRTLSTLISSGISLLVAIEVVGKVVGNKVIQERLELSSGNVRKGISLSISISEVGVFPPMVDSMIKIGEESGALDELLSKTADFYDEEVDVALQKMTSLMEPLMLVVMAAVIGFIVIAMALPMFDMVSTI, encoded by the coding sequence ATGATATATAAATACAAAGCAATATCTCAAACAGGTGAAGTATTAGAAGGAGTTTTTGAAGGACAGGATGAATCAGATGTAATAACCATGTTAAAAGGAAACAAATATCTCCCAATTACTGTGGAAAAAGATCTTGGTGCTGAGGCTCAAATTGACATCTTTTCTTCCAAGGTAAAGAAAAAGGATCTTGCAGTCTTTTGTAGACAATTCTATACAATGTTAGATGTAGGTATTGATATAGTAGAATCTTTGGAAGTCATAGGAAAACAATCTGAGAATAAGACTTTAGTCAAAGCATTAGGTGCATTAAGTGAGAATGTTCAAAAGGGATTTACTTTATCTCAAGGGATGAAAAAACATCCTAAAGTATTTCCATCACTACTTATAAATATGGTGGAAGCCGGAGAAGTTAGTGGGAATTTAGATACTATAATAGAAAGAATGGCAGTGCATTTTGAAAAAGAATACAAGCTAGAGAACAAAGTAAAATCAGCTTTAATATATCCAATGATACTAGCAGTAGTATCAGTTGCAGTTATAATATTTATGCTTGTAGTAGTAATGCCAACATTTATAAGTATGTTTGAAAGTAGTGGACAAGCACTTCCAAATCTTACACAGTTTTTACTTAATCTAAGTAATTATTTGACCAAATACTGGTATATACATTTAGTTACATTGATTGGATTTGTCATTGGGTTTATGATATTCAAAAATAGTAATATTGGAATAATCATTATTGATACTTTAAAACTTAAGATTCCTATTGTTAAAGATACAAATGTGAAGATAATTACTGCAAGATTTTCAAGAACTCTATCCACCTTAATATCAAGTGGAATATCTCTCTTAGTCGCAATAGAAGTAGTAGGGAAGGTTGTGGGGAATAAAGTAATTCAAGAAAGGCTAGAATTATCCTCAGGAAATGTAAGAAAAGGTATCTCACTATCTATATCAATCAGCGAGGTAGGCGTATTTCCTCCTATGGTAGATTCAATGATAAAAATAGGTGAAGAATCTGGAGCATTAGATGAACTATTATCTAAGACAGCTGATTTTTATGATGAAGAAGTAGATGTAGCTCTACAAAAAATGACCAGTCTAATGGAACCTTTAATGTTGGTTGTTATGGCAGCAGTCATAGGTTTTATTGTAATAGCAATGGCTCTACCAATGTTTGACATGGTAAGTACAATTTAA